From the genome of Setaria viridis chromosome 1, Setaria_viridis_v4.0, whole genome shotgun sequence:
CAACTAACTACAGCCAGTGCATCATTATCTCATGTACGTGTACAATGATATCTCTTTGAGAGAATCTATTCAAACTATGATCTATCTAACAAGCAGCTTGTGCCAAGTTACAAGTAGGTGGTAGCAGTAGCAGCTTTAAGGAGGAGAACGAGTTGTCGAGCCTAGAGAGGCTAATTTGGGGGACAAGGATCCGGTGCAGTTACAGTGGTGACTTCAACTTAAGCAGTTGCTTGGTAAGAGATGAATTACTATTCACTAGCAACCATGTTCACCTAGCACTGTTCATCATTGTAGCACTCACTCTGGGCTTTTCATCTGAGAAAAGGACGATCCACGTTTCATGCAGTCTCGCAATTTGGGAAAGGGTTGGAGATCGGTAGAAAAGGAACAACAGTTTCAAAAATTCTTTATTATGTTAGCACAAGTGtattcaaacttatttttcatTGTTTAGGACAGCATGCGTGAAAATCAAACTTGATTTAGGAGGACACCGCACTACTACTGTCGCTTTCTTTAATTCGACCCTTCTAGGATGATTCTTTTACCTGCGCAGCCCAACAATTACCGGGCGGCCCAACAATTACGTCGGCAATTCGGTTCGCCTTCTGTTGCGACCTGGCTGGAGCCAGGCCGGCAGCCCACGCTAGAACCGGCAGGGTGCCCCAAAATTCGGCCTCTTGCGCCGATAAAGTAATAATTCCTATTCTACAAAATTCTTCAGAGGATCCTGCAATCCAATCCAAGCAAGCCTACACATGGCATGCGTTATCCCTGCCTGTCCGGCTCCGTCGTTGCAAGCTTGCACGTAACGGTGCAAGTGTAGCAAGGGTATCTCTATCTCCTCCTTGGCCCCTTCAGCCATTTAGCTAGTAATTAAGGATACTTTACTGCCGCCAGAGGAGGTTCTGCAGGGGAAGCCTTCATTCAGTTCCGTTGTTTTTTTTAAGGGAAAGTGCATAAAGTTCCTCACTTCTACGCATGGCCTAACCGTAACGTGAGAATCACTCCTTGCGTGTAACCGTTCACTTCTGGCAAATGGCAACACATAAATCCTCAGACAGAAGGTAATGCACGTAACTGACAACTGCTTCTGTAGGAAACCTGCGACTGCTCTGCGAATGCATTAGGAAATGCCCTCAGCAAATTGTGTTATGTAACTTCATGACTTCTAAACATGCCCTTTGCCTATTAACCAATTATTACAGTACCAAACTTCTTCAGAAAGCTTAAAGAGAAGCAAACATACATATCTACTGCATATACCGTATATATCTTCATTAATCAGCATGAACTAACCATTCCTGAGAACATGTGCAGGATAAGGGAGCGTGGTTTCTTTAATTCCTCCATTGTTGATGACGACTTGACTGAGATCCAGCCGACTGGCTGCACAAGTCTGCCGGGACGCAATAAAGAAACCAATCTCGCTTTTAGTTACCATAATCAACACCCTAGGCAGGATCCCCAAGCTAACAGAAAGCACCTTCTTGCAGCCATTATCAACCTTATCCTTCCTCATCCGCGGGGATAAACCTCCTTTTCTTAGACCGGGATAAGATGCTTATCTGAAGCAGCCAGAGGACGTCGTTTTCACATGCTCCCCAATCAGGCTACCATTGATCTGCACAGAATAACTGCCACTGGCGTCAATTTCTTCCTTCCTGTGAACAGCCAAGAGACGGAATTCATAAGTAATAAGAAATATTGATACACAGATCTATCAGGCCACATGGAGTAAGGGTAACTATCACTTACTCTCTGGCGCCGAGTTGATGGAGCCTATCTGATTAAAACAAGATGCATATCTATCTACCCGTTTGAGCAGCTATCTCTTCCTACGTCTCTATATATCAACATAAGCTGCGTTCCTTTGccttccaagttccaaactttGAGCAGAGCTTCCTATGAAATGGCAGAGCCTTGCAATGTACCATCTCACGATGAGAGCTGCGATGAACGAGGTGGGGATTACTCTGAGTCTGCTTCCTTCTCGGGTGCATCTAGCGAGTCCTTGTGCTCATCAGCTTCAAATCTGTCTGATGACGCAACATCATCCCCACCTCTTCATCCCTCCGAACCGTCATCAGCATCTTCGAGCATGTTGCAGCTGGATACCGAGGATCCACTGTACGAGTTGTCCACTCTGCTAGCCCAGCTTCCAATCAGGTGCGTATATTTGCCCTCTGCACAAGTATAACCAAATACTCAGTTAGAGAAAACAACGCCATGCTCATTTGTAATCcagttgtttacaagaaatCACAGAATACTGCTTTGAAAACGTGAAATTTGTTGCCTACATTTTCTAATTGCTGATGACAAATCATAATTTGTCACCTGGCTCCAAAACTTGTTTATTAAATAGTACCCTAATAAGTTTTACATACATGGTAATGGTACAAATAGAGATAGCCTCAAAATTACAAATGCTCAAGTAAAATTTGCGATTTCTTTATACTAATATCTTTTGTTAATACTGGCTAGTTTCCATCCCTACCAGATAATGAATCGTTTGTCAGCTTGCAAAATCAGTTCATTCAGTTTAACAAATGGTGAAAATCATATGTCCTCACTAGGAGGGGGTTCCCCTTTGCACAAGATTTTATTATAAGGATGCAACTGAGTTCTACTTCAATTTGAACATTTGCTGGAAAATTGAATAACTGGACAACAGAATGTTATGATTCTAAAGGATCAATTTTTCAATATTACCTTCACAAACTTCACTTCAATTGTCAAGCATTCAAATTTGCTTACACATAATTCAATTCCCACAGGAAAGGGCTGTCCAAATACTACCAAGGAAAGTCCCAATCATTCACATCAATATCTGATGCTACATGTGTTCAAGACCTTGCAAAGAAAATTTCATACAGTAAGAGGATGAAGACGTGTAAAAGCTATTCAGCAGGATTAGACATGAACCAACGGTCAAACAACTTACCAAGAGCGTCCAAAAAGGTGATAGCTAAGAGGCCCTCGAATGCTTCAGTTGCTAAAGTAATGTCAAGAACTAGCAACACCAGCCACTCGTACAGCAGGTCTAAACCATCTGCACACCAGAACAAGAGATACACGAATGCATATTGATCTGTAACAAAGTGAGACCTGGAACAAATAAGAACTAGGATGCCAAGCCTTCACTTCCCATTGACCAGTTGTACTTCTTGTATGCTTTATTTATGACTATTCAAAGTACATTTCATCTAGGATCAACACAATTTCTTTTAAGCCACATTTCATGAGCCATATGAAGGTCGAACATTTTAATGGATGGAATGAGAAAGGGTGAATCATAATCATCAAAACTCAACATCAAAGAAAATACAGTTATCTTTATCATAATGCCTCCATCGAATTCCTACTCATCAATCTACACCAGTATTCTTTTCATAATGAATAAATACCCACAAAGTAGAGGAGCCATTTACACACATACTGAGCAACATTTAGCAGAGATACACAAAACACAACTATACAAAATTCTACGGAGGGTCAAAATTGTTATGAACTAATGATGGTGACTTGTCACATGGCTGCGGCCCATTCGATTCTCCTTTCACACATCTCAACAGAAGGATCTGTTCAGAAGACAACCAAGGAACTTATGTTATCTAAACTTAAACAAAAAGCAAGTTCACACTGAAGTTACACCAgtacaaattttaaaatgcaTTACCTTAACGAAATATTTAAGTTGCCATTCACCGCCCTCTTAGCCTTTTTTCCAAAATATAAAAATTGCCAGCCTAAAAGGATGTGCTATGAATTTATGATTTTTGCACCCTTCAAATAAACATGTCCAAAGTGATCATTCTTTATCTTTTGGTGCATGACATGCATACCTTCTCTAACATCTAAAGCTCTCAATCACTATGCTTTTTCTAAAGCATGATCCAGTAACTATTTCAAAGAATCACTAATTGCTCAGCCATCTTGCATGGTCTCCAATAGCATCAAGATCACACTGCAGAAGAATATTCGTAAGAAGACTGTAACATTAGCACTTGGCACTTTTTTAACAGAGGACACCACAAAGATTGAGATAAGGTACAAAAGATGAACACTAAATATAGTTCTTCAATGGGAATAAATACTTACATCTTCTGTTATTCCAAGATGATCAAGTAAAATTCTTATACCACCACCCTTTGAAGCACTGAGTGGGACAATATCAATCATATTTGGCTGCATTTTGAGAACACGTGCTTTCCCTTCAGTCAGTTCTGAACAATGCTGCCTCAGGACTGATGAATCCTCTTCAGCACTGTCAAAGAGTAGCAACTTCTGCAAGTACAAGTAAATAGGTGTAAGTCCACTGGAAGTCAAACTGATCTTATGTCTATATATCTCATTTACTGAAGATATACAGAGTGCTGTTCAACAGTGTTTTTCAAGCAATTCCATTTTAAAGAGATTTGTTGAAGAACCTTTGTGAGTTAGGACACATCATTATTTTACTCCACTTTCTTTCATCTCTGTTTATATAGAGAAGAGGACAATTTGATCAACTAGAAGGTAATACTGATCCTAACAAATTGGTACTAAGAGTCATAACTCAAACTTGCAAACCCAACTGCTAATAGTGCTGCTTCAATGTATGTGTTGCTAAGCAGAGCAGTCTTCCTGCTCCTGCTAGTGCCTTTGGATGATCTAAATATATAAAAATGAAACCACAATTTGGACTATTTCAGATGAGCTGGCACATTATAAACTTATGATATCATCAAGTGCTGTAGATTTGCTACTTGGAAAGTTGCCccaaaaaatgaaaacaaataccTCAATATGTGCTTTAAAATGTTATAGTATTAGTAAGTGTATAGGACAAACCTGAATAGATGAATATTCCAGAAGGTCCTCAATAGAATGCATCACTTTTACCTGatatgaaattcaaatttgCCTCAACTGCCTAAAGCCTGCTATTACAAGAACAGAAGTCTGTCTAGCAAATATCTATAGATCATACCTTGTTCTCATGATGCACAGTGTGCAGCAAGTTAACAAATGGATGTTCAAACAAGGTCAAACATTGTTCCTTGCAGTACGCAACAACAGGAATTTTATGCTTTAAGGAGTACAGAAATGCCTGCAAATGgaaaaaatggaatttttagaTAACATAAGTGATGATTTTTCCACTTCTAAATGAGTTTTCCTAGTGAAAATGCTTAAAGGAGACATATAATTGTTAATAGAGGCCATAAAAAGATGGTAGTAAAAGGAGTTCATGCTCAAGCGGAATGCATTTCATGCCCATCATCCAAAAGCAATACCAAATAACAGAAAATGCTGAAATTAATCTAAATAATAGTTCTTCCTAATAAAGGAATAGCGGGTGCAGAATTAAAACTTCAACAGGATAGCGTATCTAACAATATATTAAAAAACCTTCAAAAGTACGGCTGCTGCTAAAAATTAATTCACTGACATGACTGCTAGTAACTACCTCCTTGCAGATATCTACATCCAATTCTGCTTTATAAACTTCTTGGCCATGCCTTCCATAGACAAGTGAACCCTGAACCAAATGTAGCATAAATATAACCATTTGGGGCCAAGTGTCACTTTAGAAAAGATCATATGCTATAAAAGCAATAGTTTGTTTAGATAAACAAGGAAAAATAATTGGGAGAGCTCAACAGTTGATGCCCATTTCCTTCTACATTACCCTTACATATGCATCAGGaaacatttttttcatttgtttagtTGCAGAAATAACTGACATGAATCAGGCAGAAGTTAATGAAGTTCATATTTCAAAATCTAAGCATTTAACCATGTCCACCATTTgtgcaacaaaataagattTCATTGCATCCCATGTAACTTTGTGTAATACCCTGGCCCAATATACTATAGTAGTGGATGTTGTCACCCCATGTGGCCCATATGTGGTTGTAGTTGGTGGGCATAGTACCACTTTGGAAGTTCTGGGACGCAAGGGCCAGAGCTTATAATATTTGTCGCTCTAAACATAGCACCCCCGGGTTAAGCCTTTTACATGAAGCGAGGACAAAAATATAAGGGAAGCACTTGCGTGTGCAGGTCGATTCAACGTTGGAGATGGGACATGAGCTGTTCTTTTGTAAGAGAAAAATCAGATGTCACGTAAACAGTGTGTGGTCAAGGTAATTGTTAAGGAATTGCATCTGGCTATACTAATCCAGTGAACCACACATGAATAATTTGACCTTTATGACATTGAGTGAAACTGTGAAAGGAAATATAACCTGGGGGAAAGAAACTATTTAATGTTACAAAAATCTTCACAACTTCATCACAAGAATAAACAAGGCAAGGGAACAAAACTTTGACAACAAATCTCCATAAATATAGAATTCTTATTCAAGTGGAATCAGACATAATGTACCTGTAAAAATACACCAGGTGATGTCTCTGATACAAAATCACCTTTATCATGGAAATCAAGAAGCTTCAAGGTTCTAATGATGGAAGCCCGGCTCtagtttaagaaaaaaatatcaagAACTCATAAGAAAAAGTAATATGGGATGACAAGTAAAAATAAAGTCAGCTGTTGGAGGTTAGGCACATGCTTTACTTCTGGATCCATCACATGATATtatatttcttctttttgaacttCACTAAAAAAACAATTTCAGTAACTAATGTGCAATTGAATTTTCCTTTGCCAGTATTACATAATTACTGAAAATAGAACTTTCTAAAAGTGTTTCATAGACTTCCTCAATTAATAAGCATATGTAACTAGCCTATAGACAATCGAAGAGAACTAGGAAGCAACTGAGGTAATAAGATCGACTTAAAGATCTAAACATCCTCGTGTGTTAACTATCAGCATTCATAAAAACTTTCCAGAGTGTTCCATGTACTCTTTTCTGGTTTCGAAAAGCTGGCATATGATTGGTAGTGTTTTTAACACTAGCCTCCACTTCAGATCAGTGTCATTGAGATTCAAATGAACAAATACAATGAATGCATAGAACCCACCTTTCCAGTAACCATAATAACATTTACTCCTGTTACAATTGCCTCTCTCAATGATTCTATTGATTCTTCATGCAGGCGCCCGTCATAATCCACAAGAGTACCTTAACAATTTTCCATAGTTACATGCTAGAACTTGGCAAGATCCAATAAAATCCAACTACTTCTAAGCACTCGATCAACTCACCATCTATATCACAAATTATATGGCTTAATTTGGTCCGAGTTTCCTCTCTTACGCGCAGTTTCTCTATATTGTTATTGGCCTCTGTACACAACAGGTCAATCCATGGGTAGTCCAGTGATGAGAAATAGTTTGAAGTTCAATTTTCCTTTCTAGATGGAAAGAATAAATGGTTAAAATGTGCAAAGGTAACTTATACCAACAGAATTTTGTAAATGTTCCATATTGGTAGCAGTGTCATATGCACTCTTAATTAATCCCTTTCCTTTCCACTCAAGAGTATTTAATACATGTTCTTCTTCCCTCTCCATCTCGACTTCAGCCTCTTCACTGAGTTCATGATCAAAGCCCAATAAATGCAACAATCCATGCACCTGTTGAATTAAGTTGGTTAGTATAAATAACGTGCAAGCTGTTCCAATGTTGACAGCCATATACAGATTGCTTCACAAATTGCAGCAGTATTAGAAATTTACAATAGAAGTAACCCCTTAAGCATAGATGCATTCAAGCTATCAATAAGCAATGGCAGATGGAAATGATCAGTTGAGCATTTGCACAGTGCAACTCACTGCAAATTGTAGTCTCTACTTTTTCCAAGCAGCTTTTAAAtttcaaacagtgtttttcttcAAATAGTGCCACTATGAAGTATAAGCAAAGCTATTTACCTATTTACGCAGCCTTTAATACGACGGTTCAAAGTTCAGTATGATGTCAAAATCACTATATTGATAAATCTAACGAGAACTACACAGCTATTGAATCATTGATGCAACTGGAGAAGTTGCAGTTAGATATTAGGAAATGAACATATATAAAGCATAACAGTTGAACAGTACCAAAGCGTTGAAATACTAGTAGCAATGAGAAAAATGGACCAACCATGAGAATTCTTATCTCATCAAGAAGTGTGTGGCCTCTTTCTTCTGCTTGCCGCCGTGCTGTTTCAACAGAAATTACTATGTCACCCAACTGCAGCTGTTGGAGGAAAATAAAACATGTAAAGGAAAAGGTCAAATAACAAGCATCCGAAACAAATAGACTGATATGGTAGGACGCCATACAATGGGAATATCAAGCCCTGGGATATGCTGCGACATCGACAGAACATCAGTAGCGCAATCCTCATCCCTCCATTCCTTGTTCAGCCTCCTGATGAAGATATCATCACAAAGCAGCAGAGAGACCTCGACGCTATCATACTTGTTCAAGGTGCTTATAGAAGGATCTCTGGTCTTGTACTCTAAGCCTTCAAGGTCGTCAAAGGCTACCTTCGCCGCCTTCCCAACATCAGTTTGGAGTGCTTCTGCAATGCTCTGCGCAGAAATTCGCAATGAGGAACACATAATGCCAATTTAACATTTAACAAAAGTGCCACGGGAAAATTTTTGGGAAAATGCAAAGCCTCTCATCCGCTCAAAGCTATGGGACTAGGGCGCCTAAGCAATACCATAGTTTCAGGGTCGTCGGGGAGGTCCTCTTCGATGCCAATTTGCACAATGAGCTCGCCGGGGCCCTTCCGCGTCggcctcctcgccctcctccgcctcagcaacatcggcggcggcgacgagcgcctTCGTCTGAAGCTCGACGCGGCGTATTGCCGCgaagcggcggcgacgaagggGAGAAGCGCAGGACCATGGGGAGGAGAAAAGGGCGGCGGAGAGTGGAGGGGGAGAGGCCGCCGCGGAGTGGGGCGGAGGCTGGAGGTAGCCGGGGAAGGGAGAAGGTGGTGCGATGCGAGTGCGCGGGAGAGGAGGTGATGGCGGCGCGCCATCGGGAGCGGCGTGGTGTGGTGCGATCGAGGCGTCTAGAAGGTTCTGGAACCTTTGGCCCGGGATGAGCGGAGCAGCAAAGACGATAGGGTTTAACCATTTGACTCGAGCTCCACTATCTTTAACAGAACGTCACTGACACGTGGTCCCAGGAAGTGGTGGAAACCAtctgggcccacatgtcagtgaaATCTGTAAGCTCCGTGGTTTGGGGTTCAGGTTCCCCAAACCGCCGGGCGCCGCACCGCGTGCTCAGCCGTCATCCACGCCGGCCGAAATGCCCCGCCGCCTCGCGACGACCTACTCcggccgcatcgccgccgcgacgccgtcCCCCTCGGGCCCCTCCCTCACCGTCACCGTCTCCCCGaagccgccccccgccgcggtCGACCCGCGCGGCTTctcgctcccgcgccgccacctcatCTGCGCCGTCGCGCGCATCCTCCGCTCCCCGGCCTCCCCCTCCCCGCTCCTCGACCTCGCCGACTACCTCGGCTCCCACCGGCTCACCCTCACCACCGACGAGGCCTCCGAGGTCATCAAGGCGCTCGCCCCCGACACCGCCCTCGCGCTCGGCTTCTTCCgcttcgccgccacctccctcccggGCTTTCGGCACGATGCCTTCTCCTACAACCGCATCCTGGCCCTCCTCCACCGCACCCGCGCCGACCCCGCCGAGGCCGTGCTGCTCGTCGCGGAGATGGAGCGGGACGGCGTTCCCGGCAACATCTCCACCGTGAATTTGCTGGTGGGGATGGGCGTGGAGGTGGGGAGGTGCCTGGAGCTGGCGAAGAAGTGGGGGCTGAGGCTGAACGGGTACACTTACAAGGTTGTTGTGCAGGCGCACCTGAGGAGCAGGGAGGTGTGGAAGGGGTTCGAGATGTATGAGAAGATGCGGAGGAAGGGCTACAAGCTGGACATCTTTGCATATAACATGCTGCTTGATGCGCTTGCCAAGGCTGCAATGGTATGATAATAAGCACGATCACATATATTCAGCGATGTTCTTTGTCATACTTTGCTAACTTAGGAGGTAGGAATGGTTGGGTGAACTGTTGTTGGTATGTTTAGCTCTGATCATTTGACCATAGCATTTAGGAATCACGAGTATGAAAGATGTGTTACCCAAATATTTCTGGCAGATGAAATTTGTGAAATTTATACTGTAAAGAGTATATAAAGATGAGGTTCCACTGCCTGTGGTTTCTAGGTGGTTGGTACAGTAGGTGATATTGTTATATGAATGAATTAACTGAAGTATCTGATTGTGGATTCTATCCATTCTGGTGTTCGGTGACGTCGTTTAATGTTGGACATAGGCACTTGCATATCTGGAAGAATTCAAAACTTCTTGTAGAAAGCTTGTTTTGCTGCAAGAATTTCACCTTTTCCACTAATTTTTTAATGCTAGTGTGTTGCTACATAAAAAAAGAATCAGATGTCCCCAATATGGTGTGGGGGAATCTACTGCTATACCCAGTGGAGCTCTGATGCAGCTGCTGAATGCTTTTGCTGCTTTCCTCATCGTGTGCTGCACCGGTGCACCCTCTCACCCTCTGCCCTGTGCTACTATTGTTCGGCTCCTCCATCCTTGTATCACACTGCTCATGTAGCCAAATTAGACCTTCCTTGGACTGGTGGAGGTGGACATGCTTTGGCGTattggggatgatgatgatggatgacTAGGAAAAGTGGAACGATGAGGGCGCAGGAAGAGAGGGAGTAGGATGTTATTTAGATAAGAACAAAGATCATTACAAGTTTATCCGCTTCTTGGGTAGGTGTAGTTGTTAGATATTGCAAGTGTCGCACCCCATGGTCGCCGGCGGTAAGGACTGGGACGTGAGGATGCAGACAAGCTCTCACCGAATAGAATTTCCATGCCCGCTGATGGGATCGCCAAGACATGAGAAGAAATCACCGAAAGAATCCTTGCCGAGGAAGCACAGGAAGGGGATCAGGATTGCAATCAATTTGTTCGAACCTTCCCACCTTCCCTCAGTACACGGTGCTGCCTTTTATGGCTTCGCATACGCTTACAGGTGGGCCATGGGCCAACTTGCTTTGACATGGGCTACGCAGGTGTACCATGAGTCATCATTTTAGTCCTTTTGCAGCAGTAAAGCTTTGTTTCTGGAAACCCTGAATTTCCATTTCCTGTCAAAAAAAAGTTTCGATCTTACTGCTGATTATCAATTAACAAGTAGAAATTTGGTTCAAGCAGGTTGACCAAGCTTACCAAGTCTTCGAAGATATGAAACAAAACAATTGTGAGCCGGATGCATACACATACACTATACTAATTAGAATGTCTGGAAAGGCTGGGAAGACCACTAAATTTCTCTCACTTTTGGAGGAAATGGTGTCCAAAGGATGTGTTCTTAACCTGATTGCTTATAATACTGTTATGGAGGCTCTTGGTAAGAACAAGATGGTTGACAAGGTGATTTTTATGCTTTCTAAAATGATTGAGAGTGGCTGCCAGCCTAGTGAATTCACATATAGGGTTATCCTGGATTCTTTAGCAACAGGAGGACAACTACACCGGCTGAATGAGGTTCTAGATATCTGTAGTGGACATCTGAACAGGTCGATTTATTCTTATTTGGTCAAGTCACTCTGCAAATCTGGGCATGCAAGTGAGGCTCATAATGTATTCTGTCGAATGTGGAGTTCCCATGAAAAAGGAGAACGGGATGCTTTTGTATCAATGCTTGAGGCATTATGCAATGCAGAAAAAACAGCAGAGGCTATTGATCTACTACATATGATGCCTGAAAAGGGGATTGCTACAGATGTTGGAATGTACAATATGGTCTTTTCTGCTCTTGGGAAGCTGAAGCAGGTGTCTTTCATAAGCAATCTCTATGTTAAGATGAAAACCAATGGGGTTGTTCCTGATGTTTTCACATACAATATCATGATCTCAAGTTTTGGTAGGGTTGGCTTAGTTGATAAGGCGCGTGAACTTTTTGAAGAAATGGAGGCTAGCAGTTGTAAGCCTGATGTCATTACCTACAATTCTTTTATAAACTGCCTTGGGAAAAATGGAGATCCGGATGAAGCCCACATGCTTTTCAAAGAGATGCAAGAGAAAGGATATGATCCTGATGTCTTTACTTACAGCATATTAATTGAGTGCTTCGGGAAATCCAATAAGGTTGATATGGCGTGCAGCTTATTTGATGAGATGATTGCAGAGGGATGTGTTCCTAATATTGTAACCTATAACATTTTACTAGACTGTTTGGAGAGACGTGGGAAGACAGCAGAAGCTCATAAAATTTATGAAACTCTCAAGCAACAGGGGTTGACTCCTGACTCGATAACTTACTCAATACTTGAGCGATTGGAAGCTAGATCTCAACAAAGAGCAAGAATACGTAAGCCAAGTCGGATTACAGGTTGGGTTGTAAGTCCAGTGTGATGACCTACCCTGGTTCTTTTGGTTGCATACCTCCTGTGAGGTGGAGCTGAGGATCCATAATCTGTATGCAATGTCTCCAAATGATTGCTCAATCATCGTGGAACAAACTAGTAGTCCTGACTCATCAGAATGATAAGTTAAGTATCAAGACTATTGCATGGCTGCCGATATTTCAGTTCTGAACAATTCGTGAATGATGGACATCTTGAGAAGAGGTAAGAACATTTATACTTCTCCTATCGGAAGACTATTTTAAAGATGGTAGAACCTATCATGCAAAACTCAGAGTTAGTACCTACATTCGTAGTTATTGAAACCGGACCGGGCCAACGGTTTAGCTGGAAAAAACAGACTGATATCCAGCCTGT
Proteins encoded in this window:
- the LOC117865355 gene encoding uncharacterized protein, with amino-acid sequence MAEPCNVPSHDESCDERGGDYSESASFSGASSESLCSSASNLSDDATSSPPLHPSEPSSASSSMLQLDTEDPLYELSTLLAQLPIRKGLSKYYQGKSQSFTSISDATCVQDLAKKISYSKRMKTCKSYSAGLDMNQRSNNLPRASKKVIAKRPSNASVAKVMSRTSNTSHSYSRSKPSAHQNKRYTNAY
- the LOC117865334 gene encoding endoribonuclease YBEY, chloroplastic isoform X1; this encodes MARRHHLLSRALASHHLLPSPATSSLRPTPRRPLPLHSPPPFSPPHGPALLPFVAAASRQYAASSFRRRRSSPPPMLLRRRRARRPTRKGPGELIVQIGIEEDLPDDPETMSIAEALQTDVGKAAKVAFDDLEGLEYKTRDPSISTLNKYDSVEVSLLLCDDIFIRRLNKEWRDEDCATDVLSMSQHIPGLDIPILQLGDIVISVETARRQAEERGHTLLDEIRILMVHGLLHLLGFDHELSEEAEVEMEREEEHVLNTLEWKGKGLIKSAYDTATNMEHLQNSVEANNNIEKLRVREETRTKLSHIICDIDGTLVDYDGRLHEESIESLREAIVTGVNVIMVTGKSRASIIRTLKLLDFHDKGDFVSETSPGVFLQGSLVYGRHGQEVYKAELDVDICKEAFLYSLKHKIPVVAYCKEQCLTLFEHPFVNLLHTVHHENKVKVMHSIEDLLEYSSIQKLLLFDSAEEDSSVLRQHCSELTEGKARVLKMQPNMIDIVPLSASKGGGIRILLDHLGITEDCDLDAIGDHARWLSN
- the LOC117865334 gene encoding endoribonuclease YBEY, chloroplastic isoform X2, with the protein product MARRHHLLSRALASHHLLPSPATSSLRPTPRRPLPLHSPPPFSPPHGPALLPFVAAASRQYAASSFRRRRSSPPPMLLRRRRARRPTRKGPGELIVQIGIEEDLPDDPETMSIAEALQTDVGKAAKVAFDDLEGLEYKTRDPSISTLNKYDSVEVSLLLCDDIFIRRLNKEWRDEDCATDVLSMSQHIPGLDIPILQLGDIVISVETARRQAEERGHTLLDEIRILMVHGLLHLLGFDHELSEEAEVEMEREEEHVLNTLEWKGKGLIKSAYDTATNMEHLQNSVEANNNIEKLRVREETRTKLSHIICDIDGTLVDYDGRLHEESIESLREAIVTGVNVIMVTGKSRASIIRTLKLLDFHDKGDFVSETSPGVFLQAFLYSLKHKIPVVAYCKEQCLTLFEHPFVNLLHTVHHENKVKVMHSIEDLLEYSSIQKLLLFDSAEEDSSVLRQHCSELTEGKARVLKMQPNMIDIVPLSASKGGGIRILLDHLGITEDCDLDAIGDHARWLSN
- the LOC117865309 gene encoding pentatricopeptide repeat-containing protein At1g51965, mitochondrial encodes the protein MPRRLATTYSGRIAAATPSPSGPSLTVTVSPKPPPAAVDPRGFSLPRRHLICAVARILRSPASPSPLLDLADYLGSHRLTLTTDEASEVIKALAPDTALALGFFRFAATSLPGFRHDAFSYNRILALLHRTRADPAEAVLLVAEMERDGVPGNISTVNLLVGMGVEVGRCLELAKKWGLRLNGYTYKVVVQAHLRSREVWKGFEMYEKMRRKGYKLDIFAYNMLLDALAKAAMVDQAYQVFEDMKQNNCEPDAYTYTILIRMSGKAGKTTKFLSLLEEMVSKGCVLNLIAYNTVMEALGKNKMVDKVIFMLSKMIESGCQPSEFTYRVILDSLATGGQLHRLNEVLDICSGHLNRSIYSYLVKSLCKSGHASEAHNVFCRMWSSHEKGERDAFVSMLEALCNAEKTAEAIDLLHMMPEKGIATDVGMYNMVFSALGKLKQVSFISNLYVKMKTNGVVPDVFTYNIMISSFGRVGLVDKARELFEEMEASSCKPDVITYNSFINCLGKNGDPDEAHMLFKEMQEKGYDPDVFTYSILIECFGKSNKVDMACSLFDEMIAEGCVPNIVTYNILLDCLERRGKTAEAHKIYETLKQQGLTPDSITYSILERLEARSQQRARIRKPSRITGWVVSPV